Proteins from a single region of Methanoregula sp. UBA64:
- the frhD gene encoding coenzyme F420-reducing hydrogenase, FrhD protein translates to MLYPEIVIAGCGNPLFADDGFGPAVIEELQKLTLPDNVKVVDAGLGGPHFIFTLLDPEVTKKLVIVDIADYGAEPGSITKLRVEDLPPGSYRDAHSWDLAEPLQRIKDKIDIIVIGCQPARVTDPEMEIGLSDEVSKAIPKTVRIVLETIGVDYGTAIKCLQEERQRGSAETCGTCKNS, encoded by the coding sequence ATGCTGTATCCGGAGATTGTAATCGCAGGGTGTGGAAACCCCCTGTTTGCAGACGATGGCTTTGGTCCGGCAGTCATTGAGGAGTTGCAGAAACTCACACTTCCCGACAATGTAAAAGTAGTGGATGCAGGCCTTGGCGGCCCGCACTTTATTTTTACGCTGCTCGACCCGGAAGTGACCAAAAAACTCGTGATTGTCGATATCGCTGACTACGGCGCAGAGCCGGGATCGATCACCAAGCTGCGTGTCGAGGACCTGCCCCCGGGCAGTTACCGCGATGCACACTCGTGGGATCTCGCAGAGCCGCTCCAGCGGATCAAGGACAAAATCGATATTATCGTCATCGGATGCCAGCCTGCACGTGTCACCGATCCCGAAATGGAGATCGGGCTCTCGGATGAAGTTTCAAAGGCAATTCCCAAAACGGTACGGATAGTACTGGAAACAATAGGTGTTGATTATGGGACTGCTATCAAGTGTCTTCAAGAAGAACGCCAGCGAGGCTCCGCAGAAACCTGCGGCACCTGCAAAAACAGCTGA